The following proteins come from a genomic window of Brevibacillus antibioticus:
- the murB gene encoding UDP-N-acetylmuramate dehydrogenase, translating into MKKIADELMQAGIEKVWTDEPLANHTTWRIGGPADLLIQPKDKASLQKALQIIHRHEIPWSVIGRGSNLLVRDRGIRGAVLKVAEGLSHCEFRGEEVCVGAGYSMIRLAVETGKMGLTGMEFAGGIPGTVGGAVYMNAGAHGSDLSRILIDAEILFENGESKVLSNEELSFSYRTSLLQKQKGIVLEARFQLRKGDSEEIAATLAANKERRRNTQPLQMPCAGSVFRNPPNDHAGRLIEAAGLKGYQIGGAQVSEKHSNFIVNCGGATAADVLTLITHVRSTILEKNGIDLHPEVLVVGEG; encoded by the coding sequence ATGAAAAAGATCGCAGATGAACTCATGCAAGCAGGAATCGAAAAAGTGTGGACCGATGAACCCCTTGCTAATCATACAACGTGGCGGATCGGGGGTCCTGCTGATTTGTTAATCCAACCCAAGGATAAAGCATCCTTGCAAAAGGCCTTGCAGATCATCCATCGTCATGAAATTCCTTGGAGTGTAATCGGGCGCGGTTCAAACCTTCTGGTGAGGGACAGAGGGATACGTGGAGCCGTGCTTAAAGTGGCCGAGGGCTTGAGCCACTGTGAATTCAGGGGCGAAGAGGTGTGTGTGGGTGCCGGATATTCCATGATCCGCCTGGCGGTGGAGACAGGCAAGATGGGATTAACAGGTATGGAGTTTGCAGGAGGGATTCCTGGTACGGTAGGCGGCGCCGTCTATATGAATGCGGGGGCACACGGATCTGATCTTTCACGTATTCTTATTGATGCCGAGATCCTTTTCGAAAACGGCGAAAGTAAAGTGTTGAGTAATGAGGAACTGAGCTTTAGCTATCGGACTTCTCTTTTGCAAAAGCAAAAAGGGATCGTGCTAGAGGCCCGTTTTCAATTGCGGAAGGGCGACAGCGAGGAGATTGCGGCTACGCTCGCTGCCAATAAGGAACGACGGCGCAATACGCAGCCACTGCAGATGCCGTGTGCTGGCAGTGTGTTCCGAAATCCGCCGAATGACCACGCAGGTCGCCTGATTGAAGCAGCTGGGCTGAAGGGCTATCAGATCGGGGGAGCTCAGGTTTCAGAAAAACACTCCAACTTCATCGTGAATTGCGGAGGAGCAACGGCTGCCGACGTCCTCACCTTGATTACTCACGTTCGGAGCACCATTCTCGAGAAAAATGGGATTGACCTGCATCCGGAAGTCCTGGTGGTGGGCGAGGGGTAA
- the murG gene encoding undecaprenyldiphospho-muramoylpentapeptide beta-N-acetylglucosaminyltransferase gives MRVVLTGGGTGGHIYPALAVAREVSRQNPQAAFLYIGSKKGLEADLVPRSNIPFQSVEISGLKRKLSLDNLKTLWKFVRAVGDAKKMLREFKPDVVIGTGGYVCGPVVYAASRLGIPTLIHEQNVVPGLTNKFLSRSATCVAVSFKESLAYFPPSKTVLTGNPRATEVMHGNAEAGRSFLGVDNSKKIVLIFGGSRGARAINEAVLSVVTQLDKYADTHFVYVTGDVHFETISAQLHERGTLPSNISVLPFVHNMPDVLAATHVLVGRAGASTLAEITALGVPSILIPSPYVTNNHQEKNARGLERVGAAHVIVERELTGESLLLSLENILANPAKWEEMKNSSLSMGMPQAATEIVRQLDAITRKK, from the coding sequence ATGCGTGTCGTCTTAACAGGCGGTGGCACAGGTGGACATATTTATCCGGCGCTTGCGGTGGCGAGAGAAGTTTCTCGCCAAAATCCGCAGGCTGCCTTTTTGTATATTGGCAGTAAAAAAGGCTTGGAAGCAGATTTGGTTCCGAGATCAAATATTCCTTTCCAATCCGTAGAAATTAGTGGATTGAAACGCAAGCTGTCGTTGGACAACCTGAAGACCTTGTGGAAATTCGTCCGGGCTGTTGGCGATGCCAAGAAAATGTTGCGCGAGTTCAAACCGGATGTCGTAATTGGTACGGGTGGCTACGTATGTGGTCCAGTCGTATATGCAGCTTCGCGCTTGGGGATTCCAACTCTAATCCATGAGCAAAACGTAGTGCCGGGCTTGACCAACAAGTTTCTTTCTCGCTCAGCTACATGCGTGGCGGTTTCGTTTAAAGAATCACTTGCCTATTTTCCTCCGTCTAAAACGGTACTGACCGGAAATCCGCGTGCAACGGAAGTCATGCATGGGAATGCGGAGGCGGGTCGTAGCTTTTTGGGCGTGGACAATAGCAAAAAAATCGTGCTGATCTTTGGTGGCAGTAGGGGAGCGCGCGCAATCAATGAGGCTGTGCTTTCGGTGGTTACGCAGTTGGACAAATATGCTGATACTCATTTTGTATATGTGACGGGCGACGTTCATTTTGAAACGATTTCGGCACAGCTTCATGAACGGGGAACACTTCCAAGTAACATTTCTGTGCTTCCTTTCGTCCATAATATGCCGGATGTTTTGGCGGCGACGCATGTATTGGTTGGGCGTGCAGGGGCATCTACCCTGGCAGAAATAACGGCACTAGGTGTGCCTTCGATTTTGATTCCGTCCCCGTATGTCACCAACAACCATCAAGAGAAAAATGCACGGGGATTGGAGCGCGTAGGGGCGGCTCATGTTATTGTAGAGCGGGAGCTTACCGGAGAGAGCTTGCTACTTTCCTTGGAAAATATCCTTGCCAATCCAGCGAAATGGGAAGAGATGAAAAATAGTTCTCTTTCTATGGGGATGCCGCAAGCAGCGACGGAGATTGTGCGTCAATTAGATGCGATTACACGAAAAAAATGA